The Conger conger chromosome 15, fConCon1.1, whole genome shotgun sequence genome contains a region encoding:
- the LOC133111885 gene encoding cadherin-related family member 5-like, protein MLQLQQNPGNFFKLQGSDVLINAPLDFESFQFAVYVRNVNDVRPEFAQSQYNLNIPEDNGSPPPPNVETFSATATVTITIDDVDNRPPWFQPCKAATVGSSKICLSSGYSGSVNLTEKTEGALPLEPGPVFAIDGDWGRNEQIIYQIMAGNEEDIFAIDKNTGNISMKKPADVPGPVVLTVLALQQQNSDRFSSISVRFDVVLKSLHLPQFQQQQYQGVVLSDSGPSSLVLESQDSDRPLRVQATDADFSDGINPNVRYTVEDEGSSFTVTAEGFVLLTRDVAPGNVSLRIRAVDTTNGEFGTATMSVETLPEAEPELPPPPGGRFRDTDMAALGASLGVLLLLSLLLVGLLLVHMKKGNAAWSKLSEASLFRSMLFRGSGGTKEGVQYTNGGFQNDGDTGSVTSDLPVKVDLALAGVLGAQAGEASREAQASLGARFRGDAVDGGSLAESDPADGEREVKPILTKERRMEEGYKSVWFKEDIDPNAKEEVRIIPDGGERDAEEEEEEEEEEEDEDASVDGEDGEDVSPPPTPSAFQTTEIDDSDL, encoded by the exons ATGCTTCAGCTACAGCAGAATCCGGGgaactttttcaaactgcagGGGTCAGACGTTCTGATTAACGCACCGCTGGACTTTGAG AGTTTCCAGTTTGCGGTATATGTCAGGAACGTAAATGACGTGCGTCCTGAGTTTGCACAGAGTCAGTACAACCTGAACATACCAGAG GACAACGGCAGTCCTCCACCGCCCAATGTGGAAACCTTCAGTGCCACGGCAACCGTTACCATCACCATCGACGACGTGGACAACCGCCCCCCCTGGTTCCAGCCCTGTAAAGCAGCCACTGTGGGCAGCAGCAAGATCTGCCTGAGCTCTGGATACAGTGGCTCGGTCAACCTGACAGAGAAAACG GAGGGTGCTCTTCCGCTGGAGCCTGGCCCAGTGTTTGCCATTGATGGGGACTGGGGCAGGAACGAACAGATTATTTACCAAATTATGGCAG GAAATGAGGAGGACATATTTGCCATTGATAAAAACACTGGAAACATCAGCATGAAGAAGCCTGCAGATGTTCCCGGTCCTGTAGTCCTGACCGTTTTG gccctgcagcagcagaacagtGACCGGTTCTCCAGCATCTCGGTGCGGTTCGATGTGGTGCTGAAGAGCCTGCACCTGCCCCAgttccagcagcagcagtaccAGGGCGTGGTCCTCAGCGACTCGGGCCCCAGCAGCCTGGTTCTGGAGTCACAGGACTCGGACAGGCCTCTGCGCGTGCAGGCTACAGACGCAGACTTCTCCGAC ggcatAAACCCGAACGTACGCTACACAGTGGAGGACGAGGGCAGCAGTTTCACCGTGACGGCTGAAGGCTTCGTGCTGCTGACACGTGACGTGGCGCCGGGAAACGTCTCTTTACGA ATACGGGCGGTGGACACGACCAACGGGGAGTTTGGCACCGCGACTATGTCCGTGGAGACGCTGCCAG AAGCGGAGCCGGAGCTTCCGCCCCCGCCCGGGGGGCGGTTCCGGGACACGGACATGGCTGCTCTCGGGGCCAGCCTGGGTGTGCTGCTGCTCCTGAGCCTGCTGCTCGTCGGCCTGCTGCTCGTCCACATGAAGAAGGGAAACGCGGCCTGGAGCAAGCTGTCTGAGGCCAGCCTGTTCCGCAGCATG CTTTTCCGCGGCTCCGGCGGGACCAAAGAGGGGGTGCAGTACACCAACGGCGGCTTCCAGAACGACGGGGACACGGGCAGCGTGACCTCGGACCTCCCGGTCAAAGTGGACCTGGCGCTGGCCGGGGTGCTGGGGGCGCAGGCCGGGGAGGCGTCGCGGGAGGCCCAGGCCTCGCTGGGGGCGCGGTTCCGGGGCGACGCCGTCGACGGCGGCAGCCTGGCCGAGTCGGACCCGGCCGACGGCGAGAGGGAGGTGAAGCCCATCCTCACCAAGGAGCGCCGCATGGAGGAGGGCTACAAGTCCGTCTGGTTCAAGGAGGACATCGACCCCAACGCCAAGGAGGAGGTGCGCATCATCCCCGACGGGGGCGAGCGCGAcgcggaggaggaagaggaggaagaggaggaagaggaggatgaagatgcTTCCGTGGACGGAGAGGACGGGGAGGACGTGTCGCCCCCGCCGACCCCGTCTGCGTTCCAGACGACGGAGATCGACGACTCGGACCTGTAA